A window from Dehalobacter sp. DCA encodes these proteins:
- a CDS encoding type II toxin-antitoxin system PemK/MazF family toxin: MSIKRGEIFYAELNPVVGSEQGGTRPVLVIQNDIGNQYSPTTIIAAITSQISKAKLPTHVEVKAKRSGLERDSVILTEQIRTIDKSRLKEKVAVLDEEVMLRVDEAIEISLGLTEI, from the coding sequence ATGAGTATTAAACGCGGGGAGATTTTTTATGCGGAACTAAACCCCGTTGTAGGTTCTGAACAAGGCGGCACCAGGCCGGTCTTGGTTATTCAGAATGATATTGGAAACCAGTATAGCCCGACAACAATTATCGCAGCAATTACATCCCAGATTTCAAAAGCCAAACTGCCGACCCATGTGGAAGTCAAAGCGAAACGAAGTGGTTTGGAAAGAGATTCTGTTATTTTGACTGAACAAATCAGAACGATCGATAAGAGCCGTTTGAAGGAAAAAGTCGCAGTGCTCGACGAGGAAGTAATGCTCAGGGTTGATGAAGCTATTGAAATAAGCCTTGGGCTGACGGAGATCTGA
- a CDS encoding CopG family ribbon-helix-helix protein, with the protein MAETRRIVVCLPESIIEEVDEIVSSEKLNRSDFIKEAVYSVLIERRKAGIREQMRQGYVEMAQINLSMAVDLCQAEEEATMRYEGKLAWSVGYEY; encoded by the coding sequence TTGGCAGAGACTAGGCGTATTGTTGTATGTTTGCCGGAAAGCATTATTGAGGAAGTAGACGAAATCGTATCGTCAGAGAAGTTAAACCGGAGTGATTTTATCAAAGAAGCTGTTTACAGTGTATTGATTGAACGGCGAAAAGCAGGAATACGAGAGCAGATGCGGCAGGGATATGTTGAAATGGCTCAAATCAACCTGTCGATGGCAGTAGATTTATGCCAGGCTGAAGAAGAGGCAACCATGCGTTATGAAGGGAAACTAGCTTGGAGTGTCGGGTATGAGTATTAA
- a CDS encoding type 1 glutamine amidotransferase: MKLTIFHLYPDLLDLYGDRGNVLALAARCRWRGIDVEIRRISLGEEMDFSEADILFLGGGSDREQSLLVQDLSTRSSELKAAIDDGLVMLTICGGYQLLGLYYQTGDGKKIPGLGILDFYTIAGNKRLIGNVIVEMAPELLSSVSGNILRQTDGVEVFNTMVGFENHSGKTYLGSELNSLGRALRGYGNNGEDLQEGVWYKNVFGTYLHGPLLPKNPHITDLLLRLATKRKNPAYHLEILEDSLEKAAHHAVIERFLTAGFRAGPK, encoded by the coding sequence ATGAAGCTCACCATTTTTCATCTTTATCCGGATTTGCTTGATTTATACGGCGACAGGGGAAATGTTCTGGCGCTGGCTGCCAGATGCAGGTGGCGCGGCATTGATGTCGAGATACGCAGAATATCTTTGGGGGAAGAAATGGATTTCTCCGAGGCGGATATTCTTTTTCTGGGGGGCGGTTCAGACCGGGAGCAAAGCCTTTTGGTTCAGGATTTAAGCACCAGATCCTCAGAACTTAAAGCGGCGATCGACGATGGACTTGTCATGCTGACCATTTGCGGCGGTTACCAGCTTTTGGGGCTGTATTATCAGACCGGAGACGGGAAAAAAATTCCGGGCCTGGGCATCCTGGACTTCTATACCATCGCCGGAAACAAACGACTGATTGGCAATGTCATTGTTGAAATGGCACCTGAACTTCTGAGTTCCGTGTCGGGAAATATTCTCCGGCAGACCGATGGCGTTGAGGTGTTCAATACCATGGTCGGATTTGAGAACCATTCTGGGAAGACCTATCTTGGATCAGAGCTGAATTCCTTGGGAAGAGCGCTGAGGGGTTATGGCAATAACGGAGAGGATTTACAGGAGGGTGTATGGTATAAAAATGTTTTCGGGACTTATCTTCATGGACCGTTGCTGCCGAAAAATCCCCATATTACCGACCTGCTGCTGAGACTGGCGACAAAAAGAAAGAATCCGGCTTATCATCTGGAAATCCTGGAAGATTCTCTGGAAAAAGCAGCGCATCATGCGGTTATTGAGCGTTTTCTTACGGCAGGATTCAGGGCAGGACCCAAATAG
- a CDS encoding Mur ligase family protein, translating to MKIRFYLALWTGKIVLILMRLLRKKGTTFPGFIALKICPNMIGLLASSFPEGAVIITGTNGKTTTNNLLASILKTAGKKIAFNREGANMLTGITGALLQNTTFAGMPQASVLLLEVDEATLPGLCRQLTPRLAVITNFFRDQLDRYGELDTTIKLVKESLPAATELVLNADDPLVAQIGTGRKGVFYFGVSTLPTSSADSTETREGRYCSHCGQELSYTLFHYGQLGYYRCPGCGFSRPDPYIEAKEVKVESREISFRIDDDHDDRVYQVPLQGYYNLYNALAAFCAADRLQISREDIGAGLNRYVSDAGRMEQFSLPGCEATLTLVKNPTGFNQVIHTIAELPRSVRLLIAINDLAADGRDISWLWDVDFEILASRQDDVKQIICSGLRAEDMALRLKYAGIKEDRITMEHSLEKAVEMLEQPSANTVSAVEAAASIADGEAVFILPTYTALFPMRDILVRRKTGEKQRKAVNI from the coding sequence ATGAAAATCCGTTTCTACCTGGCGCTTTGGACAGGAAAAATCGTATTGATATTGATGCGGCTTTTGCGGAAGAAAGGCACAACCTTCCCTGGATTTATTGCGCTTAAGATTTGCCCCAATATGATTGGCCTCCTGGCTTCCAGTTTTCCGGAAGGCGCAGTGATTATTACGGGAACCAATGGCAAAACGACAACGAACAACCTACTCGCTTCTATCCTGAAGACAGCCGGAAAAAAGATTGCTTTTAACCGGGAAGGGGCCAATATGCTTACGGGGATTACAGGAGCATTGCTGCAGAATACTACATTTGCCGGTATGCCGCAAGCTTCTGTCCTGCTGCTCGAAGTGGATGAAGCTACACTGCCGGGGCTATGCAGGCAGCTGACTCCACGGCTTGCTGTGATTACGAATTTCTTTCGGGATCAGTTGGATAGGTATGGCGAATTGGATACGACGATCAAGCTGGTAAAAGAGTCGCTGCCTGCCGCAACAGAACTGGTGCTGAATGCGGATGATCCGCTAGTTGCTCAGATCGGAACCGGCCGGAAAGGTGTATTTTACTTTGGGGTAAGCACACTGCCCACAAGCTCTGCCGACAGCACGGAAACGCGGGAAGGACGATACTGTTCGCACTGCGGTCAGGAATTGTCTTACACGCTGTTTCATTATGGTCAGTTAGGGTACTATAGGTGTCCCGGCTGCGGTTTCAGCCGGCCTGATCCTTATATTGAAGCGAAAGAAGTCAAAGTGGAAAGCAGGGAGATCTCGTTCAGGATAGATGATGACCATGACGACCGCGTCTATCAGGTACCTTTGCAAGGGTATTATAATCTGTATAATGCGCTGGCAGCTTTCTGTGCTGCGGACCGTCTGCAGATATCCAGAGAGGATATTGGTGCCGGACTGAACCGGTATGTTTCCGATGCCGGGCGAATGGAACAGTTTTCGCTTCCCGGATGTGAGGCAACGTTGACCCTGGTGAAAAATCCAACAGGTTTTAATCAGGTCATCCATACCATTGCAGAACTGCCTCGGTCTGTCCGCTTGCTGATTGCGATTAACGATCTGGCGGCCGATGGCCGGGATATATCTTGGTTATGGGATGTCGACTTTGAAATTTTGGCTTCGCGTCAGGATGACGTGAAACAAATCATATGCTCCGGTTTAAGAGCTGAGGACATGGCTTTGCGGCTAAAGTATGCTGGAATTAAGGAAGACAGAATTACAATGGAACATTCTCTGGAAAAAGCGGTGGAGATGCTGGAACAGCCAAGCGCCAACACGGTGTCAGCGGTTGAGGCGGCTGCAAGCATAGCAGATGGAGAAGCCGTATTTATTTTGCCAACCTACACTGCCCTTTTCCCGATGCGGGATATTCTGGTGAGAAGAAAAACCGGAGAAAAACAGCGTAAGGCGGTAAATATATGA
- a CDS encoding gamma carbonic anhydrase family protein: MIIPYQDVKPSVSETVYMAEGAKIIGRVTIGDYASIWYNCVLRGDIAPIAIGKRTNIQDLSVIHVNTDLPTLVEDEVTVGHGCILHSCTIRKGCLIGMGSIIMNESVIGENSIVGAGSLVPERKIFPPNSLILGSPAKVIREITPEELASIRQMTERYVAKGQEYLVQGYPISSLSFPSEFW; this comes from the coding sequence ATGATCATTCCCTATCAAGACGTTAAACCTTCGGTCTCAGAAACTGTCTATATGGCGGAAGGCGCAAAAATCATTGGCAGAGTAACCATTGGAGACTACGCAAGTATCTGGTACAATTGTGTTTTACGCGGAGATATTGCCCCAATTGCCATCGGTAAAAGAACAAACATCCAGGACTTAAGTGTTATCCATGTGAATACTGATCTGCCGACGCTTGTAGAAGATGAGGTTACTGTCGGCCATGGGTGTATCCTCCATAGCTGTACAATTCGTAAAGGCTGCCTGATTGGGATGGGCTCCATCATCATGAACGAATCTGTCATTGGCGAAAATTCGATCGTGGGCGCAGGCTCCCTGGTCCCGGAAAGAAAGATATTTCCTCCAAATTCACTGATTCTTGGTTCTCCCGCGAAGGTAATCAGAGAAATTACGCCGGAAGAGTTGGCCTCCATTCGCCAAATGACAGAGAGGTACGTCGCCAAAGGCCAGGAATATCTTGTTCAAGGATACCCGATATCATCACTGTCTTTTCCCTCTGAATTTTGGTGA
- a CDS encoding MOSC domain-containing protein codes for MPKVIAVNISETKGVPKQEIEKGYFQVDHGLVGDAHAANWHRQVSWLGTESVEKLKQAGLTGLDNGRFAENLTTEGIILYELPIGTKLKIGETLMEVTQIGKQCHNSGCAIKRLAGDCVMPREGIFTKVLSPGWIKPGDSIEIVEQ; via the coding sequence ATGCCGAAAGTAATTGCTGTCAATATCAGTGAAACAAAAGGGGTTCCGAAACAAGAAATTGAAAAGGGCTATTTTCAAGTAGATCATGGTTTAGTAGGGGATGCGCATGCCGCCAACTGGCACAGACAGGTCAGTTGGCTCGGAACTGAAAGTGTTGAAAAATTAAAACAGGCCGGACTCACCGGGCTGGATAACGGTAGATTTGCGGAAAACCTCACGACCGAAGGCATTATTCTGTATGAGCTTCCCATTGGTACAAAGCTTAAAATCGGTGAGACGCTGATGGAAGTGACCCAGATCGGCAAACAATGCCATAACAGCGGATGCGCCATTAAACGGCTTGCCGGGGACTGCGTGATGCCGCGTGAGGGGATTTTTACCAAAGTCCTGTCTCCGGGATGGATTAAACCGGGGGACAGCATTGAGATCGTGGAACAGTAA
- the mobB gene encoding molybdopterin-guanine dinucleotide biosynthesis protein B → MNDVPVICFVAAKSGTGKTTFLEKLIREMTERGFRVGVIKSDAHRFNIDKPGKDSWRFAEAGARSTAIIGPDQYAVIQKTEMKKDIEDVIAMIEGVDIILVEGFKMSQRPRFEVVRRELGTDIVSPLENLIGVITDVNDLAVSVPVIDINDFQGVADLIIEKYLFSSIK, encoded by the coding sequence GTGAATGATGTTCCAGTCATATGTTTCGTTGCCGCGAAATCAGGCACCGGAAAGACAACTTTCTTGGAAAAACTAATCAGGGAAATGACGGAACGCGGTTTTAGGGTCGGCGTGATCAAGAGTGACGCCCACCGTTTCAATATTGATAAACCAGGTAAAGACAGCTGGCGATTTGCTGAGGCCGGTGCAAGATCTACGGCAATTATCGGGCCCGACCAATATGCTGTCATTCAGAAAACCGAGATGAAGAAAGATATTGAAGATGTGATTGCAATGATTGAAGGCGTCGATATCATCCTGGTCGAAGGGTTCAAAATGTCCCAAAGACCAAGATTTGAAGTTGTAAGAAGAGAGCTCGGCACCGACATCGTTTCTCCGTTGGAGAACTTAATCGGCGTTATCACAGATGTCAATGATCTTGCTGTTTCGGTTCCGGTGATCGATATTAATGATTTTCAGGGTGTCGCGGATCTTATCATTGAAAAGTATCTGTTTAGCAGCATAAAATAA
- a CDS encoding MogA/MoaB family molybdenum cofactor biosynthesis protein, with protein MITVGVITASDKGSRGEREDLSGQVIKNMVEEIGWEVRILEIVPDEQKIIEAKLIEYADEHKVDVILTTGGTGFSPRDVTPEATLAVVERLTPGIPEAMRLESLKVTPRAMLSRAAAGIRGKTVIINLPGSPKGVKECLTVVLQSLEHGIEILKGTAGECAQPF; from the coding sequence ATGATCACTGTAGGCGTTATCACAGCCAGTGACAAAGGGTCCAGAGGAGAACGCGAGGACTTAAGCGGACAGGTCATTAAAAATATGGTCGAAGAGATCGGCTGGGAAGTTAGAATTCTGGAAATTGTTCCGGATGAACAGAAGATCATTGAAGCCAAGTTAATTGAATATGCCGATGAACATAAAGTTGATGTGATATTGACGACCGGAGGAACCGGGTTCTCACCGAGGGATGTGACCCCGGAAGCTACGCTGGCTGTCGTCGAAAGGCTTACTCCGGGAATTCCCGAGGCGATGAGACTAGAGAGCCTAAAGGTTACACCCAGAGCGATGCTTTCCAGAGCAGCCGCTGGAATCAGAGGCAAAACTGTGATTATCAATTTACCGGGAAGCCCGAAAGGTGTTAAAGAATGTCTGACAGTTGTTCTGCAGTCGTTGGAGCACGGCATAGAAATTTTAAAGGGGACTGCCGGAGAGTGTGCGCAGCCATTTTAA
- the moaC gene encoding cyclic pyranopterin monophosphate synthase MoaC, which produces MSELTHFNEEGRARMVDVSGKAETTRVAVARGEIRMKPETLTLVKEGLMAKGDVLAVSQVAGIMGAKKTSDIIPMCHPLLLSGIDVSFKINDQESKIEIQVTVNNSGQTGVEMEALTGVSVAALTIYDMCKAAEKDMVIGDICLISKSGGKSGNYIRADKTK; this is translated from the coding sequence ATGAGTGAACTGACACATTTCAATGAAGAGGGACGGGCCAGAATGGTTGACGTAAGCGGGAAGGCTGAAACCACTCGTGTGGCGGTAGCACGCGGCGAGATCCGGATGAAGCCTGAAACCCTGACGCTAGTCAAGGAGGGACTCATGGCTAAAGGGGATGTGCTGGCGGTGTCACAGGTTGCAGGTATCATGGGTGCCAAAAAAACTTCTGATATTATTCCGATGTGCCACCCGCTGCTGTTGTCGGGAATAGATGTTTCTTTTAAAATCAACGACCAGGAAAGCAAGATTGAAATTCAGGTAACAGTTAATAACTCCGGCCAGACCGGCGTCGAAATGGAAGCACTTACGGGAGTTTCTGTCGCAGCGCTTACCATCTATGACATGTGCAAGGCCGCAGAAAAGGATATGGTGATCGGGGATATCTGTCTGATTAGCAAATCCGGCGGCAAAAGCGGCAATTATATCCGAGCGGATAAAACAAAATAA
- the moaA gene encoding GTP 3',8-cyclase MoaA has product MIDAYGRDINYLRISVTDLCNLKCTYCMPEKGIEKKERCDILSLETMEKIAETAVELGITKIRLTGGEPLVRRGILDLVQNIALLKNKGLKELGLTTNGLLLKKYADDLKKAGLTRVNISIDSMDPAKYKEITRCGNVQDVLEGVRAAKEAKLFPLKINVVLIGGFNDNEIEDFVAMTMDDDIEVRFIELMPIGEAGAWGREHFLSNEEILKRVPTLIPMPFKGHGSVARLYKLPNSKGNVGLISSLSSHFCNYCNRIRITPDGKLKPCLHSNIEIDIRNYGENGLEKFLIDGIMAKPTRHCIQNSDFEPVIRNMHEIGG; this is encoded by the coding sequence ATGATCGATGCATATGGCAGGGATATCAATTATTTAAGAATATCTGTAACGGATTTATGCAATTTAAAATGTACGTACTGTATGCCGGAAAAAGGTATTGAGAAAAAAGAACGCTGCGATATCTTAAGCCTGGAAACTATGGAAAAGATTGCCGAGACAGCCGTTGAACTCGGGATCACCAAGATCAGGCTCACTGGCGGAGAGCCGTTGGTAAGGAGAGGGATCCTGGATTTGGTCCAAAATATTGCCTTGCTGAAAAACAAAGGACTCAAGGAACTAGGACTCACGACCAACGGGCTGCTTCTGAAAAAATATGCGGATGACCTGAAAAAAGCTGGGCTGACGCGGGTAAATATTAGTATTGACAGCATGGATCCGGCCAAATATAAGGAAATTACCCGCTGCGGTAATGTTCAGGATGTTCTGGAAGGGGTCAGGGCGGCAAAAGAAGCAAAACTATTCCCATTAAAGATCAATGTCGTTCTTATTGGCGGATTCAATGACAATGAAATCGAAGATTTTGTCGCGATGACGATGGATGATGATATCGAAGTGCGTTTTATTGAGCTTATGCCGATTGGAGAAGCTGGAGCATGGGGCCGGGAGCATTTCTTGTCCAACGAAGAAATACTGAAAAGAGTGCCGACGTTGATCCCGATGCCATTTAAAGGACATGGCAGCGTCGCACGTCTCTACAAACTTCCGAATAGCAAAGGCAACGTTGGTCTGATCAGCTCGTTAAGCAGTCATTTCTGTAATTATTGTAACCGGATCAGGATTACGCCCGACGGCAAACTGAAACCATGTCTTCATTCCAATATCGAGATCGATATCCGGAATTACGGTGAAAACGGACTTGAGAAGTTTCTGATAGATGGAATCATGGCAAAACCCACCCGTCATTGTATCCAGAACAGTGACTTTGAGCCGGTAATAAGAAATATGCATGAAATAGGCGGGTGA
- a CDS encoding molybdopterin-binding protein, giving the protein MKKIAVQDAVGMTLCHDITKVIPGEFKGPAFKRNHVIKQEDIEELLSLGKEHIYVWEENADEIHEDDAAIRMAQAVMGQNISFSEPQEGKTTLISTQKGLLRIKSSLLHEINSIEHVTIPSLPNNFKVEVNQKVAATRIIPLVTKEENICKVEELCTLYGPVFHVEPYIKLRVGIVITGSEVYKGRIKDKFGPVIRKKLEYFGVEIIGQEYCPDELELIQAKITGYMEQKADMIIMTGGMSVDPDDLTPGAIRSTGADVVTYGVPVQPGNMFMLAYLNGIPILGVPGAAAYYKTTVLDAVLPKIFAGETLNKNDFIRMGEGGLCLNCQMCQYPNCYFCR; this is encoded by the coding sequence GTGAAAAAAATAGCAGTCCAGGATGCAGTCGGCATGACCCTTTGCCACGATATAACGAAAGTGATTCCTGGGGAATTTAAAGGCCCCGCTTTTAAAAGAAATCATGTGATCAAACAGGAAGATATCGAGGAACTGTTGAGTCTTGGTAAAGAGCACATCTACGTCTGGGAAGAAAATGCCGATGAAATCCATGAAGACGATGCGGCGATCAGAATGGCACAAGCTGTCATGGGTCAGAACATCAGTTTTTCGGAACCTCAGGAAGGTAAAACTACGTTGATTTCGACTCAAAAAGGTTTGCTGAGGATCAAAAGCTCATTGCTGCACGAAATCAATTCGATCGAACATGTTACGATACCGTCCCTACCGAATAATTTCAAGGTTGAAGTTAATCAGAAAGTTGCAGCAACCAGGATTATACCGCTTGTTACCAAAGAAGAAAATATTTGCAAAGTAGAAGAATTATGCACCCTTTATGGTCCGGTATTTCATGTTGAGCCGTATATAAAGCTCAGGGTTGGGATTGTAATTACCGGAAGCGAAGTGTATAAGGGAAGGATCAAAGATAAATTTGGGCCTGTGATCAGGAAAAAACTTGAGTATTTTGGCGTGGAAATCATCGGTCAGGAATATTGCCCTGATGAATTGGAATTGATTCAAGCGAAGATCACAGGTTATATGGAGCAAAAAGCCGACATGATTATTATGACCGGGGGGATGTCCGTAGATCCCGATGATCTTACTCCTGGGGCGATCAGGAGTACCGGTGCAGATGTTGTAACATATGGTGTTCCTGTTCAGCCCGGCAATATGTTTATGCTGGCTTATCTGAATGGGATACCTATCTTAGGCGTACCCGGAGCGGCCGCCTATTACAAGACCACTGTCTTGGATGCGGTACTCCCGAAGATCTTTGCTGGAGAGACACTGAACAAAAATGATTTTATCCGCATGGGGGAAGGCGGTTTATGTTTAAACTGCCAGATGTGTCAATATCCAAACTGCTATTTCTGCAGATAA
- the glp gene encoding molybdopterin molybdotransferase MoeA, with amino-acid sequence MQKNISLEEAQSLIFDYCPLTEKENNHLADTLGRVLAEDIVARENIPPFSRSPYDGFVFRAEDTAGASEANPVTFEVIEEVPAGYTAQNAVSKGQAIKILTGAPIPEGADAVVKFEEVEVQGSKISVSKAFMHGEDIVPAGEDIAVGDLIAAEGNVVTAPLMGLMASLGIAEVLVYKRPKIAIISTGDELRDVTEPLAPGKIRNSNSYTLQGYLRSLGVEPVVMGICKDKKEDVAALVEEAWKQAELVLTTGGVSVGDYDVIRHAADYLGAKTLFWKIEIKPGSPCLAAVKDGKMLIGLSGNPAAAMVTFQLMAVPYIKKMTGRKDYCYRKIEVTLKKDFRKSSPRRRFLRGRMLYENGMVIMESTGEQGNGVLRSMLGCDILAEIPEKSGPVKAGEKLTAYIIE; translated from the coding sequence ATGCAAAAAAATATTTCGTTGGAAGAAGCCCAAAGTTTGATATTTGATTATTGTCCTTTGACCGAAAAGGAGAATAATCATTTAGCGGATACCCTTGGTAGAGTGCTGGCAGAGGATATTGTTGCCAGGGAAAACATTCCGCCGTTTTCGCGTTCACCTTATGACGGTTTTGTTTTCAGGGCCGAAGATACTGCGGGAGCCAGCGAAGCTAATCCGGTCACCTTTGAGGTGATTGAAGAAGTGCCGGCAGGTTATACGGCCCAAAACGCTGTCAGCAAGGGTCAGGCAATTAAAATTTTGACAGGAGCTCCGATCCCTGAAGGCGCGGATGCAGTTGTCAAATTTGAAGAGGTAGAAGTTCAGGGTAGCAAGATATCTGTTTCAAAGGCCTTCATGCACGGTGAAGATATCGTGCCTGCGGGTGAAGATATTGCCGTAGGTGATCTGATAGCGGCTGAGGGAAACGTTGTTACGGCACCGCTGATGGGGCTGATGGCCTCCCTCGGTATTGCGGAAGTACTGGTTTATAAACGTCCAAAAATTGCGATTATCTCTACTGGAGATGAACTGCGTGATGTAACGGAGCCTTTAGCTCCCGGTAAGATCCGAAACAGCAACAGCTATACACTCCAAGGCTATCTCCGTTCACTTGGTGTAGAGCCTGTCGTGATGGGGATCTGCAAAGACAAAAAAGAAGATGTTGCAGCCCTGGTTGAAGAGGCTTGGAAGCAGGCCGAATTGGTACTGACGACCGGAGGCGTATCGGTGGGAGACTATGACGTGATCCGGCATGCAGCCGATTATCTTGGCGCCAAAACACTTTTCTGGAAAATTGAGATTAAACCGGGCTCACCGTGTCTAGCCGCAGTGAAGGACGGGAAGATGCTGATCGGCCTGTCAGGCAATCCGGCCGCAGCAATGGTAACTTTTCAGCTGATGGCTGTCCCCTACATTAAAAAAATGACTGGCAGAAAGGATTATTGTTATCGAAAGATTGAAGTGACCCTGAAGAAGGATTTCCGAAAATCAAGTCCTCGTCGAAGATTTTTACGTGGCAGAATGCTTTACGAGAATGGTATGGTCATCATGGAATCGACCGGAGAACAAGGCAATGGTGTGCTGCGCTCCATGCTCGGCTGTGATATCCTAGCGGAAATTCCGGAAAAGAGCGGACCAGTCAAAGCCGGTGAAAAATTAACCGCTTATATCATTGAATAG
- a CDS encoding redox-sensing transcriptional repressor Rex has translation MDEKKLSSQVVKRLPRYYRYLSTLLQLGISRISSKDLGNRMGLTSSQVRQDFFCFGGNGLQGYGYDVGFLHQEIHKLLGLQHSHTMIIIGAGSLGHALAKHANFEKSGFKLAGIFDVKPELIGEKIRNVEVQPVDNLPDFLSKNPVDIAVLTVPENCAGEVARLVTDLGVKALWNFSPVELMMPEDIIVENTHMIDCLMVLGYNLQEKSLREESLKEKP, from the coding sequence ATGGACGAAAAGAAACTATCCAGTCAGGTTGTAAAACGTTTGCCCAGATATTACCGGTATCTTTCAACACTGCTGCAATTGGGAATCAGCAGGATTTCCTCTAAAGATTTGGGCAACCGAATGGGTCTGACCTCTTCTCAGGTAAGACAGGACTTTTTCTGTTTTGGCGGCAACGGCTTACAGGGATATGGTTATGATGTTGGTTTTCTGCATCAGGAAATACACAAACTGCTTGGACTACAGCATTCTCATACCATGATCATTATAGGGGCCGGAAGTTTGGGTCATGCTTTGGCCAAACACGCGAATTTTGAAAAAAGCGGGTTTAAACTTGCCGGGATCTTTGATGTCAAGCCTGAACTGATCGGCGAAAAAATCAGAAACGTTGAGGTCCAGCCCGTGGATAACCTGCCAGATTTTTTGAGCAAAAACCCTGTGGATATTGCGGTTTTGACCGTGCCGGAAAATTGTGCCGGTGAGGTCGCCAGGTTGGTTACTGATTTAGGCGTTAAAGCCTTATGGAATTTCTCTCCGGTCGAACTGATGATGCCGGAAGATATCATTGTGGAAAATACCCATATGATTGACTGTCTGATGGTGCTCGGGTACAACCTTCAGGAAAAGTCGCTGAGGGAAGAGTCTCTGAAAGAAAAACCATAA
- a CDS encoding NADH-quinone oxidoreductase subunit NuoE family protein has translation MTAIKEVVNWFGKKEALLLQVILAVQDADPQNHLSEEAVNEISREMNISRSRVYSTASFYSEISLKPRGIHIIRICTNAPCENANKASILAAIKQELGIKIGQTTADGLFSLESVNCLGACYMSPAIKIDDAVYGDLTPEAAVAIIRDLRKEYQDEQNA, from the coding sequence ATGACGGCAATCAAAGAAGTTGTCAACTGGTTTGGGAAAAAAGAAGCCTTGTTGCTTCAAGTAATTTTAGCCGTTCAGGATGCCGACCCCCAGAATCATCTGAGTGAAGAAGCCGTAAATGAAATTTCCCGGGAAATGAATATCTCCCGAAGCAGAGTTTATTCTACGGCATCTTTCTATAGTGAGATCTCCCTGAAACCACGGGGCATACACATTATCCGGATATGTACGAACGCGCCCTGTGAAAATGCTAACAAAGCTTCCATCCTCGCTGCAATTAAACAGGAACTCGGTATTAAGATCGGACAGACAACAGCAGACGGGCTTTTTTCTCTGGAAAGCGTCAATTGCCTTGGTGCCTGCTATATGTCTCCGGCCATCAAAATTGATGATGCGGTCTATGGTGACCTGACTCCGGAAGCTGCGGTCGCCATTATCCGTGACTTAAGAAAGGAATATCAGGATGAACAAAATGCTTGA